Proteins encoded within one genomic window of Saccharopolyspora pogona:
- a CDS encoding MarR family winged helix-turn-helix transcriptional regulator — protein sequence MLAYRSFLRAHARVTRCLEGDLIAEQRLTLAAYDVLEALAEAPEQRLRMTELADVVLLSRSGVTRLVDRLERLGLVRRVRVDSDGRGVQAVITERGEARLQLAASTHRTGVARYFLSATAGELEALMRTCERLADGGVPSPPGQRAQA from the coding sequence TTGTTGGCGTACCGCAGTTTCCTCCGCGCGCACGCCAGGGTCACGCGCTGCCTGGAAGGCGACCTGATCGCCGAGCAACGGCTCACGCTCGCCGCCTACGACGTCCTCGAGGCGCTGGCAGAAGCCCCCGAACAGCGGCTGCGGATGACCGAACTCGCGGACGTCGTGCTGCTGTCCCGTTCCGGGGTGACCCGGTTGGTCGACCGCCTCGAACGGCTCGGGCTGGTGCGCCGGGTCCGGGTCGATTCGGACGGGCGCGGTGTGCAGGCCGTGATCACCGAACGTGGCGAAGCGCGGTTGCAGCTCGCGGCCTCGACGCACCGCACTGGGGTGGCGCGGTACTTCCTGTCCGCGACCGCGGGCGAGCTGGAGGCACTGATGCGCACCTGCGAGCGGCTAGCCGACGGGGGTGTGCCGTCGCCGCCGGGGCAGCGTGCGCAAGCATGA
- the tatB gene encoding Sec-independent protein translocase protein TatB codes for MFDSIGWPELLVLVVVGLFILGPERLPQGAAWLGKTVRQVKEYATGAREQIKSELGPEFDELRKPLEDLRGIRNFNPRTAVTKHLFDGENPLDGITNTNGSTNGNGYQPKPADPPKPEQRPLAPGERPPYDSDAT; via the coding sequence GTGTTCGATAGCATCGGCTGGCCCGAACTCCTGGTTCTCGTCGTGGTCGGGCTGTTCATCCTCGGCCCGGAGCGCCTGCCGCAGGGCGCAGCGTGGCTGGGCAAGACGGTTCGCCAGGTCAAGGAGTACGCGACCGGCGCACGCGAGCAGATCAAGTCCGAGCTCGGCCCGGAGTTCGACGAGCTGCGCAAGCCGCTGGAGGACCTGCGCGGCATCCGCAACTTCAACCCGCGCACGGCGGTGACCAAGCACCTCTTCGACGGGGAGAACCCGCTCGACGGCATCACCAACACCAACGGCAGCACGAACGGCAACGGCTACCAGCCGAAGCCGGCGGACCCGCCGAAGCCCGAGCAGCGCCCGCTCGCCCCAGGCGAGCGCCCCCCGTACGACTCCGACGCGACCTGA
- a CDS encoding magnesium transporter MgtE N-terminal domain-containing protein, whose product MAAATRVFAARMAGLSVFGPDGESIGRVRDVVAGLSARRQPPRVLGLVVELPTRRRIFVPMLRVTRIESSAVTLATGTVNLRHFHQRPNELLVLGQLLDARVVIDSTGAPAVLVDVAMEQIRTRDWQLAKLAVRERTGRLGRRGPTQVLDWDQVTGLAVAELTGQPQGVQQLLAMFDTMRAVDVASTLHELPTKRRYEVAEALDDERLADVVEELPDEDQKDLLAYLDDERAADVLGAMNPDDAADLLAELSEVDKERLLGLMAPEESAPVKRLMAYSFDTAGGLMTPEPIVVRPDATIAEALAMVRNPDLPVALASLVFVCRPPSATPTGRYLGCVHIQRLLREPPSTLVAGALDTDLASLPAGASLADVTRYFAAYNLVCGPVLDDEEHLIGAVTVDDVLDHLLPENWRESGLPEPETGPTDQEAL is encoded by the coding sequence GTGGCAGCCGCGACCAGGGTTTTCGCGGCCCGGATGGCCGGCCTGTCGGTGTTCGGGCCGGACGGCGAATCGATCGGTCGGGTGCGCGACGTCGTCGCCGGGCTCAGCGCCCGGCGGCAGCCGCCGCGCGTCCTCGGCCTGGTCGTCGAGCTGCCAACCCGGCGCCGGATCTTCGTGCCGATGCTGCGGGTCACCCGCATCGAATCCAGCGCCGTGACGCTGGCGACCGGCACGGTGAACCTCCGCCATTTCCACCAGCGCCCCAACGAACTGCTGGTGCTCGGCCAACTGCTCGACGCCCGGGTCGTCATCGACTCCACCGGGGCGCCCGCGGTCCTGGTCGACGTCGCGATGGAGCAGATCCGCACCCGCGACTGGCAGCTGGCCAAGCTCGCGGTTCGGGAGCGCACCGGGCGGCTCGGCCGCCGCGGCCCGACCCAGGTGCTGGACTGGGACCAGGTCACCGGGCTGGCGGTCGCGGAGCTGACCGGTCAGCCGCAGGGCGTGCAGCAGCTGCTCGCCATGTTCGACACGATGCGCGCGGTCGACGTCGCGAGCACCCTGCATGAGCTGCCGACCAAGCGCCGCTACGAAGTCGCGGAGGCGCTGGACGACGAGCGGCTCGCCGACGTCGTCGAGGAACTGCCCGACGAGGACCAGAAGGACCTGCTGGCGTACCTGGACGACGAGCGAGCGGCGGACGTGCTGGGGGCGATGAACCCCGACGACGCGGCCGACCTGCTCGCCGAGCTGTCCGAAGTGGACAAGGAGCGGCTGCTCGGGCTGATGGCGCCGGAGGAATCGGCACCGGTCAAGCGGCTGATGGCGTACTCCTTCGACACCGCAGGCGGCCTGATGACACCGGAACCGATCGTGGTCAGACCGGACGCGACCATCGCCGAGGCGCTGGCGATGGTGCGCAACCCGGACCTGCCGGTGGCGCTGGCCAGCCTGGTGTTCGTCTGCCGCCCGCCGTCGGCCACCCCGACCGGCCGCTACCTGGGTTGCGTGCACATCCAGCGGCTGCTCCGCGAACCACCGTCCACTTTGGTCGCCGGCGCGCTGGACACCGATCTCGCGAGCCTCCCGGCCGGGGCGTCGCTGGCCGACGTCACCCGCTACTTCGCCGCCTACAACCTGGTGTGCGGGCCGGTGCTCGACGACGAGGAGCACCTCATCGGCGCGGTCACCGTCGACGACGTGCTCGACCACCTGCTGCCGGAGAACTGGCGGGAGAGCGGACTTCCCGAACCGGAGACCGGCCCGACGGACCAGGAGGCGCTCTGA
- the sigE gene encoding RNA polymerase sigma factor SigE — MSVAPSVQHSTVSPAAEEVAWAPPTWDEVVRQHADRVYRLAYRLTGNQHDAEDLTQETFIRVFRSLASYKPGTFEGWLHRITTNLFLDMARRRSRLRMEGLPEDTDRLPGGGPSPEQVFNDTLLDPDLQAALDELPPEFRAAVVLCDVEGLSYEEIGATLGVKLGTVRSRIHRGRQMLKATLEARREHPREV; from the coding sequence ATGAGTGTGGCCCCAAGTGTCCAACACAGCACCGTCTCGCCCGCCGCGGAAGAGGTCGCCTGGGCCCCGCCGACGTGGGACGAGGTGGTCCGGCAGCACGCCGACCGGGTCTACCGGCTGGCGTACCGCCTGACCGGCAACCAGCACGACGCCGAAGACCTGACCCAGGAGACCTTCATCCGGGTGTTCCGGTCGCTCGCGTCGTACAAGCCGGGAACGTTCGAGGGGTGGCTGCACCGGATCACCACGAACCTGTTCCTGGACATGGCCCGCCGCAGGTCCCGCCTGCGCATGGAGGGCCTACCCGAGGACACCGACCGGCTGCCCGGCGGTGGCCCGAGTCCGGAGCAGGTCTTCAACGACACCCTCCTCGACCCCGACCTGCAGGCGGCGCTGGACGAGCTACCACCGGAGTTCCGGGCGGCGGTCGTGCTCTGCGACGTCGAGGGGCTCTCCTACGAGGAGATCGGCGCCACCTTGGGCGTGAAGCTGGGTACTGTGCGAAGCAGGATCCACCGCGGGCGCCAGATGTTGAAGGCCACCTTGGAAGCTCGCCGCGAGCATCCCCGGGAGGTTTGA
- a CDS encoding DUF1003 domain-containing protein produces the protein MPELLTHRRLDQPRPPHRFTVSFDPELFAQISERIARFLGTGKFLFWMTVFVVVWIAVNLFAVSLQWDPYPFILLNLAFSTQASYAAPLILLAQNRQDDRDRVSLEEDRVRAAQTKADTDYLARELAALRLAIGEVATRDYLRTELDRLREEVPGLRSEVEKRRIRTSFRDADDI, from the coding sequence ATGCCCGAACTGCTGACCCACCGCCGACTCGACCAACCCCGCCCGCCGCACCGGTTCACCGTCTCGTTCGACCCGGAGCTGTTCGCGCAGATCTCGGAGCGGATCGCCAGGTTCCTCGGCACCGGCAAGTTCCTGTTCTGGATGACGGTGTTCGTGGTCGTCTGGATCGCGGTCAACCTGTTCGCGGTCAGCCTGCAGTGGGACCCCTACCCGTTCATCTTGCTCAACCTTGCCTTCTCCACCCAGGCCTCCTACGCCGCCCCGCTGATCCTCCTCGCGCAGAACCGGCAGGACGATCGGGACCGGGTCTCGCTGGAGGAGGACCGAGTGCGGGCGGCGCAGACCAAGGCGGACACGGACTACCTCGCCCGCGAACTCGCCGCGCTGCGGCTGGCGATCGGCGAGGTGGCCACCCGCGACTACCTGCGCACCGAGTTGGATCGGCTGCGCGAGGAAGTCCCCGGCCTGCGGAGCGAAGTGGAGAAACGCCGAATCCGCACCAGTTTCCGAGACGCCGACGACATCTGA
- a CDS encoding NUDIX hydrolase, with protein sequence MHDANSTAPEQLIRAVGLVRFVDRRLLLVRAGYQAAFYLPGGKIDPGETEVQALHREVREELGVGLVGADFFGRYVTDAVGQGDGVQVELSCYTGELDGAPEPAAEIAELAWCTREEYVAHEVTAPAIVALFADLDGGSNGEQRAGSH encoded by the coding sequence GTGCACGATGCGAACTCCACCGCTCCCGAACAGCTGATCCGGGCAGTCGGCCTGGTCCGGTTCGTGGACCGGCGATTGCTGCTGGTCCGCGCCGGCTACCAGGCCGCGTTCTACCTGCCCGGCGGCAAGATCGACCCCGGCGAGACCGAGGTGCAGGCCCTGCACCGGGAGGTGCGGGAGGAGCTCGGCGTCGGGCTGGTGGGGGCGGATTTCTTCGGCCGCTACGTCACCGACGCCGTCGGTCAGGGAGACGGCGTGCAGGTCGAGCTCAGCTGCTACACGGGCGAACTCGACGGGGCCCCCGAGCCGGCCGCCGAGATCGCCGAACTCGCCTGGTGCACCCGCGAGGAGTACGTGGCCCACGAGGTCACGGCCCCGGCGATCGTCGCCCTCTTCGCCGACCTCGACGGCGGTTCCAATGGAGAACAGCGCGCTGGTTCCCATTGA
- a CDS encoding trypsin-like peptidase domain-containing protein produces MSDQPGRPAQGPDADQGRRDQPHAGQQEPNGRPAQPVHPWQGAANPTRGVPAGPVTPPPAAQNGQAEPPHAAHGEQAGPDSTAVHGRPAEPPHPAQHASPPRLAPRPLRRPPVDPSQSSVFGRPKGVTGSFDSNRRDLPARGIEQTPPPPEALAQAFSRPPRSGERLQRAPGEQPMTPEPADEPALWNSGERDPWRDPAAAAMIGPPALVEEPEKKPDRTETGPLLSAREILFGRRVHPRALAILAAVALLVGVAGGLLGRITAEEGNPLTNPDVTLAEVEQGKDRPKGTVAAVAQRVVPAVVSIEVRVGAQGGSGSGVVIDGNGYVVTNNHVVSMAADTPNAQVSTVFHDGTRAPARIVGRDVKTDLAVIKVEVSNPTVAQLGSSDGLAVGDEVIAIGSPLGLAGTVTTGIVSSVHRPMRLAGEGTDTNAVIDAIQTDAAINPGNSGGALVDGNGAVVGINSAIRTLGAGGAGGSIGLGFAIPIDDVRRIAQELIRTGNVQHANLGVNAKSVSDGLADGAQVQNVQDGSAAAAAGIAEGDVIIKIGERKVASADDLIVAVDRHPVGERVPVTVVRQGRELVLAVTLK; encoded by the coding sequence ATGAGCGACCAGCCAGGAAGGCCCGCGCAGGGCCCCGACGCCGACCAGGGACGTCGGGATCAACCCCACGCAGGCCAGCAGGAGCCCAACGGGCGACCCGCCCAACCCGTGCATCCGTGGCAGGGCGCGGCGAACCCCACCCGGGGAGTGCCCGCCGGACCGGTGACCCCGCCCCCAGCCGCGCAGAACGGGCAGGCCGAACCACCCCACGCCGCTCACGGCGAGCAAGCCGGCCCGGACAGCACCGCCGTGCACGGCAGACCGGCCGAACCACCGCATCCAGCGCAGCACGCCTCCCCGCCCCGCCTCGCCCCGCGCCCGCTGCGCCGACCCCCGGTCGACCCGTCGCAGAGCTCGGTGTTCGGCCGTCCGAAGGGCGTGACCGGCAGCTTCGACTCGAACCGGCGCGACCTGCCGGCGCGCGGCATCGAGCAGACCCCGCCCCCGCCGGAAGCCCTGGCCCAGGCGTTCAGCCGCCCGCCGCGCAGCGGCGAACGCCTCCAGCGGGCGCCGGGCGAGCAGCCGATGACACCCGAGCCGGCCGACGAGCCGGCGCTGTGGAACTCCGGTGAGCGCGATCCGTGGCGTGACCCGGCCGCGGCCGCGATGATCGGCCCGCCCGCCCTCGTCGAGGAACCCGAGAAGAAGCCTGACCGCACCGAAACCGGTCCCCTGCTGAGCGCCCGCGAGATCCTGTTCGGTCGCCGGGTGCACCCGCGCGCGCTTGCGATCCTCGCCGCGGTCGCCCTGCTCGTCGGCGTGGCCGGCGGGCTCCTCGGCCGGATCACCGCCGAGGAGGGCAACCCGCTCACCAACCCCGACGTCACCCTCGCCGAGGTGGAGCAGGGCAAGGACCGGCCGAAGGGCACCGTCGCTGCGGTCGCGCAACGCGTCGTTCCGGCCGTCGTGTCGATCGAGGTGCGCGTCGGCGCGCAGGGCGGCAGCGGATCCGGGGTGGTCATCGACGGCAACGGCTACGTGGTCACCAACAACCACGTCGTCTCGATGGCCGCCGACACCCCGAACGCGCAGGTCTCCACGGTCTTCCACGACGGCACCCGGGCCCCGGCGCGGATCGTCGGACGGGACGTGAAGACCGACCTGGCGGTGATCAAGGTAGAGGTGTCCAACCCGACGGTCGCCCAGCTCGGCAGCTCCGACGGGCTGGCGGTCGGCGATGAGGTAATCGCCATCGGCTCGCCGCTGGGCCTGGCAGGCACCGTGACCACCGGCATCGTCAGCTCGGTGCACCGCCCGATGCGGCTGGCCGGTGAGGGCACCGACACCAACGCGGTCATCGACGCGATCCAGACCGATGCCGCGATCAACCCCGGCAACTCCGGCGGTGCCCTGGTCGACGGCAACGGCGCGGTGGTCGGCATCAACAGCGCGATCCGCACCCTCGGTGCCGGCGGTGCGGGCGGTTCGATCGGGCTGGGCTTCGCGATCCCGATCGACGACGTCCGGCGCATCGCCCAGGAGCTGATCCGCACCGGCAACGTGCAGCACGCCAACCTCGGCGTCAACGCCAAGTCGGTCAGCGACGGGCTCGCCGACGGCGCCCAGGTGCAGAACGTGCAGGACGGCAGCGCCGCGGCGGCGGCCGGGATCGCCGAAGGCGACGTGATCATCAAGATCGGCGAGCGCAAAGTAGCCAGCGCCGACGACCTGATCGTGGCCGTCGACCGGCACCCGGTCGGCGAGCGCGTGCCGGTGACCGTGGTCCGGCAGGGCCGCGAACTAGTCCTGGCCGTGACCCTGAAGTGA
- a CDS encoding zf-HC2 domain-containing protein gives MTVLRGWGLPEQHLALDAIVALVDGELSPSAQDRAVAHLAHCPACTADAAAQRQARAAVQAAQTPSISPKLLQALQAIPAHADLPSQPDGLALTADGQLVAVARPDRAKRFGDGATLGSSRPLGGTQQPFGSVSPFARDVDAAPSRRVGRRTRQGAGVVFSGLVLGALAFMNLPTDEEGRPVPSAPDPLPGEAFTNAVVPASSRESLPAEPSTGHPTSPHVAAGQPPSSAPPAPTTSAPAPPGN, from the coding sequence ATGACGGTTTTGCGTGGGTGGGGGCTGCCGGAGCAGCACCTCGCGCTGGACGCGATCGTCGCATTGGTAGATGGGGAGCTCAGCCCGAGCGCCCAGGATCGCGCCGTAGCCCACTTGGCCCACTGCCCCGCGTGCACCGCGGACGCCGCCGCCCAGCGGCAGGCCCGCGCCGCGGTCCAGGCGGCCCAGACGCCGTCGATCTCACCGAAGCTCCTGCAGGCCCTGCAGGCCATTCCCGCGCACGCGGACCTGCCGAGCCAGCCGGACGGCTTGGCGCTGACCGCCGACGGCCAACTGGTCGCCGTGGCCCGCCCGGACCGGGCGAAGCGGTTCGGCGACGGGGCCACGCTCGGGTCCAGCAGGCCGTTGGGCGGCACCCAGCAGCCCTTTGGCAGCGTGTCCCCTTTTGCACGTGACGTCGACGCCGCCCCGTCGCGGCGGGTCGGCCGCCGCACCCGGCAGGGCGCCGGCGTGGTGTTCTCCGGCCTGGTGCTGGGCGCCCTCGCCTTCATGAACCTGCCGACCGACGAAGAGGGGCGGCCGGTCCCGAGCGCACCGGATCCGCTGCCCGGCGAGGCGTTCACGAATGCCGTCGTACCGGCTTCGTCGCGCGAATCGCTGCCCGCCGAGCCGAGCACCGGCCATCCGACATCTCCGCACGTCGCCGCGGGCCAGCCGCCCTCGTCCGCGCCCCCGGCACCGACGACCTCGGCTCCCGCCCCACCGGGAAACTGA
- a CDS encoding O-methyltransferase — MGRGQARHRLSGAPTGGPTDTSVGASPLHVLRFLAAALRAKAVVEVGTGSGESALWLLQGMLPDGVLTSIDADAAAQRAARVTLREAGVPTGRTRLIAGRAVDLMPRLTEGGYDLVSVGIATTDYPRYLELGVRLLRPGGVIVFAGVQLASPDTRSALALALRDLVRAIQEDENLVPVTLPTGPGLLAVAKHT; from the coding sequence GTGGGCCGTGGGCAGGCGCGACACCGCTTGTCCGGCGCGCCGACCGGCGGTCCGACGGACACCTCGGTCGGGGCGTCGCCACTGCACGTGCTGCGGTTCCTGGCGGCGGCGTTGCGGGCCAAGGCCGTGGTGGAGGTCGGCACCGGGTCGGGCGAGAGCGCGTTGTGGCTGCTCCAGGGCATGCTCCCGGACGGCGTGCTGACCTCGATCGACGCCGACGCGGCGGCCCAGCGAGCGGCCCGCGTCACGCTGCGGGAGGCGGGCGTGCCAACGGGCCGGACCCGGCTGATCGCCGGCCGGGCGGTCGATCTGATGCCGCGGCTGACCGAAGGCGGCTACGACCTGGTGTCGGTGGGCATCGCGACCACGGACTACCCGAGGTACCTGGAGCTCGGCGTCCGGCTGCTGCGCCCGGGCGGGGTGATCGTGTTCGCGGGTGTTCAGCTGGCCAGCCCGGACACCCGGAGCGCCCTGGCCCTGGCCCTGCGAGACCTGGTCCGGGCCATCCAGGAGGACGAAAACCTGGTGCCCGTCACCCTCCCGACCGGCCCGGGCCTCCTCGCAGTCGCGAAGCACACGTGA
- a CDS encoding HpcH/HpaI aldolase/citrate lyase family protein has translation MPEEDNVDGRRARRSCLAVPGSSAKMIDKARGLAVDQFFLDLEDAVAPLAKAEARDRIVGALNEGGWGEKIRSVRVNALDTEWTYRDVVTVVEGAGAELDTVILPKVSTPEHVRWLDLTLTQIERAIGLEVGRIGIEPQIEDARGLVEADAIAAASPRVAALVYGPADFMASINMRSLVVGHQPPGYDVGDAYHYILMRILTAARAAGVQAIDGPYLQIKDVEGLRRVGGRSAALGFDGKWVLHPAQVDAVNELFSPRQGDYDHAENILDAYEWHTSAAGGKRGAAMLGDEMIDEASRKMALVIAGKGRAAGMTRTDRWTPPES, from the coding sequence ATGCCAGAGGAGGACAACGTGGACGGTCGACGTGCCCGGCGGAGCTGCCTGGCGGTGCCGGGTTCCAGCGCGAAGATGATCGACAAGGCGCGCGGGCTGGCCGTCGACCAGTTCTTCCTGGACCTGGAGGACGCGGTGGCGCCGCTGGCGAAGGCCGAGGCGCGCGACCGGATCGTCGGCGCCCTCAACGAGGGTGGCTGGGGCGAGAAGATCCGCTCGGTTCGGGTCAACGCGTTGGACACCGAGTGGACCTACCGGGACGTGGTGACCGTCGTGGAGGGCGCGGGCGCCGAGCTCGACACGGTCATCCTGCCGAAGGTGAGCACCCCCGAGCACGTGCGCTGGCTGGACCTGACGCTGACCCAGATCGAGCGGGCCATCGGGCTGGAGGTCGGCCGGATCGGCATCGAGCCGCAGATCGAGGACGCCCGCGGCCTGGTCGAGGCGGACGCCATCGCCGCCGCTTCGCCGCGGGTGGCGGCGCTGGTCTACGGGCCCGCCGACTTCATGGCCTCGATCAACATGCGGTCGCTGGTCGTCGGGCACCAGCCGCCGGGCTACGACGTTGGCGACGCCTACCACTACATCCTGATGCGCATCCTGACCGCGGCCCGCGCGGCCGGGGTGCAGGCGATCGACGGGCCGTACCTGCAGATCAAGGACGTCGAGGGACTGCGCCGGGTGGGTGGCCGGTCGGCGGCGCTGGGCTTCGACGGCAAGTGGGTGCTGCACCCGGCGCAGGTGGACGCGGTCAACGAGCTCTTCTCGCCGCGCCAGGGGGATTACGACCACGCGGAGAACATCCTGGACGCCTACGAGTGGCACACCTCGGCGGCCGGTGGCAAGCGGGGTGCGGCGATGCTCGGCGACGAGATGATCGACGAGGCGTCCCGCAAGATGGCGCTGGTGATCGCGGGCAAGGGCCGCGCGGCGGGCATGACCAGAACGGACCGCTGGACCCCACCGGAATCCTGA
- a CDS encoding Mrp/NBP35 family ATP-binding protein, which translates to MTSTQSAPTEDAVRKALSQVEDPEIRRPITDLGMVKSVSIGTAGAVTVEVYLTVQGCPMRETITQRVTSAVSAVEGVSSVQVELDVMSDEQRTELRKMLRGSAEEPRIPFAEPGSMTRVYCVASGKGGVGKSSVTVNLAAAMAKRGLSVGVVDADIYGHSVPRMLGAGGKPTQVEKMIMPPQAHGVKVISIGMFTPGNTPVVWRGPMLHRALQQFLSDVFWGDLDVLLLDLPPGTGDVALSTAQLIPNAEILVVTTPQQAAAEVAERAGAIAMQTRQRLAGVVENMSWMELPDGQRMEVFGSGGGQRVAESLSRSMGSDVPLLGQVPLDPRLREAGDNGTPLVLEAPDSPAAVVLNDIAKRLSTRARGLAGKLLSVSPA; encoded by the coding sequence GTGACCAGTACGCAGTCCGCGCCCACCGAGGACGCCGTCCGGAAGGCCCTCAGCCAGGTCGAGGACCCGGAGATCCGCCGGCCGATCACCGACCTGGGCATGGTCAAGAGCGTGTCCATCGGCACCGCCGGCGCCGTGACGGTCGAGGTGTACCTGACGGTCCAGGGCTGCCCGATGCGGGAGACGATCACGCAGCGGGTCACCAGCGCCGTGTCCGCCGTCGAGGGCGTCAGCTCGGTCCAGGTCGAGCTCGACGTGATGAGCGACGAGCAGCGCACCGAGCTGCGCAAGATGCTGCGCGGCAGCGCCGAGGAACCGCGCATCCCGTTCGCCGAGCCCGGCTCGATGACCCGGGTGTACTGCGTGGCCTCGGGCAAGGGCGGGGTCGGCAAGTCCAGCGTGACGGTCAACCTCGCGGCCGCGATGGCCAAGCGCGGCCTGTCGGTCGGCGTGGTCGACGCCGACATCTACGGCCACTCGGTGCCGCGGATGCTGGGTGCGGGCGGCAAGCCCACCCAGGTGGAGAAGATGATCATGCCGCCGCAGGCGCACGGCGTGAAAGTCATCTCCATCGGCATGTTCACCCCCGGCAACACGCCGGTGGTCTGGCGCGGGCCGATGCTGCACCGGGCGCTGCAGCAGTTCCTGTCCGACGTCTTCTGGGGCGACCTCGACGTCCTGCTGCTCGACCTGCCGCCCGGCACCGGCGACGTGGCGCTGTCCACCGCCCAGCTCATCCCGAACGCGGAGATCCTGGTGGTCACGACCCCGCAACAGGCGGCGGCCGAGGTCGCGGAGCGGGCTGGGGCGATCGCCATGCAGACCCGGCAGCGGCTGGCCGGCGTGGTGGAGAACATGTCCTGGATGGAGTTGCCGGACGGCCAGCGGATGGAGGTCTTCGGCTCGGGCGGCGGCCAGCGGGTGGCGGAGTCGCTGAGCCGCTCGATGGGCTCGGACGTGCCGCTGCTCGGCCAGGTGCCGCTGGACCCGCGGCTGCGCGAAGCGGGCGACAACGGCACCCCGCTGGTTCTGGAGGCCCCGGACTCGCCGGCGGCGGTGGTCCTCAACGACATCGCAAAGCGCCTGTCCACCCGAGCGCGCGGCCTCGCGGGCAAGCTCCTCAGCGTCTCCCCCGCCTGA